Sequence from the Agrococcus sp. SL85 genome:
CCTCGGTGCCGCGTGCGGGGCGCTCGCCGTCGACGTGCTGCTGCAGCGAGCCGCGAAGCGGCGGCTCGCGCGCATCTCGGGCGAGCTGCCGTCGATCCTCGAGTTCCTCTCGCTGAGCCTCGCGGCGGGCGAGGGCCTCCAGGATGCGCTGCGGCGGGTCGGCGCGGCCGGCTCGAGCGCGCTCGGGCGCGAGGCTCGGCGGCGTCGTCGCCGACGCGGCCGCCGGCACGAGCCTCTCGAGCGCGCTCGAGACGCTCGCGACCGAGCTCGGCCACCCTGGCGTGACCCGCAGCGTCGATCAGATGCGGGGCGCACTCGAGCGGGGCACCCCGCTCGCCCAGACGCTGCAGGCGCAGGCGCTCGACGCCCGCGACGCCGCGAAGCGCGACCTGCTGGAGGCAGCGGGCCGCAAGGAGATCTCGATGCTCGTGCCGCTCGTCTTCGGCCTGCTGCCGACGACGGTGGCGTTCGCGCTGTGGCCCGGGGTGCACGTGCTCCAGGTCGGATTCTGAAGGAGGAAGCGATGTCCACGATCAGCAGGAGGTTCCAGCGGCTCGTCGGCCGCGTCGCCCAGGAGGAGCGCGGGGACGTGCCCGGCTGGGTGCTCGTCACGCTCATGACCGCGGGGCTCGTCATCGTGCTCTGGACGGTGGCGGGACCCGCGCTCACCGGAGTCTTCGAGCAGGCGATCGCGCGCGTCACGAGCTTCTGATGCGGCTGGCCGACGAGCGCGGCTCGGCGGTCGCCGAGTTCGCCATGGTCGCGGCGCTGCTCGTGGCGCTCGTGCTCGCGGTGATCCAGCTCTCCCTCGCGATGCACGTGCGCGCCACGCTCGCCGACGCGGCCGCCGAAGGAGCCCGGCACGCCTCGCTCGTGGGCGCCGACGCCGGCGCCGGCGTGGCCCGCACGCAGGCGCTCATCACGACGGCGGTCGGCGCCGACTACGCGCAGGACGTGACGGCCGGCACCGCGGTCGTCGCGGGCGTCGACACGATCCGCATCACGGTCGCCGCGCCGCTGCCGGTCCTCGGCCTCATCGGTCCGACGGGTCTGGAGGTGAGCGGCCATGCGCCCGTCGAAGCGCTCGGCTGAGGCCCTCGCACCGCGCATCGCGCAGCTGCGTGCGTGCCTCGCCGACGACCGCGGCAGCGCCTCGCTCGAGTTCCTGACGGTCGGCGTGCTGCTGCTGGTGCCGCTCGTCTACCTCGTGCTCGTGCTCGGCCAGATCCAGCTCGCGGTGCTGGGGGTCGAGGGCGCAAGCCGGCACGCGGCGCGCGTCGTGGCCGCGGCCGACAGCCACGAGGCGGGACTCGCCGCGGCCGATCGAGCGATCCGCGTCGCGCTCTCGGACGCCGGCGTCGACCCCGCAGCCGCAGGGGTCGTCGTCACCTGCGAGCCGCGGCCCGACGCCTGCACGACGCCGCGCGGCACCGTGACCGTGCGGGTGGAGGCTGCCGCCCCGCTTCCGCTGGCACCGCCGGTGCTGGGGCTCGAGACCGGCATCGCCGTGCCGGTCGAGGCGCAGGCGATGCAGCCCGTCTCCGCGTTCGGGGCGCAGCCATGAGGGCCGCGCTCGGCCGCGCATGGCTTCGGCTCCGCCGCGAGGAGGAGGGATCGACGCTGCTGCTCACGATCGGCTTCGCGGCGCTCGCGCTCGCGCTGATCCTCGCCGTCACCGCTGCCACGAGCCTGCTCGTCGAGCGGCGCCGCCTCTACACGGTCGCCGACGGCGCGGCCCTCGCCGCGGCGGAGGCCTTCGCGCTCGAGCAGGTGCGCTTCGACGGCGAGGCTCGCGAGCCCCGAGGCTCGCCGACGGGGCGGTCGACCGCGCGGCGGTCGCGTGGGCGGCGGCGGCCGAGGGCGAGCTCGACGCCGTGCAGGTCGAGGGTGCGAGCGCGGATGCACGGAGCGCCACCGTCGCCGTCTCGTCCGCCTGGCGGCCGCCGGTCGTGAGCCTGTTCCTGCCGGAGGGCATCCGGCTCGACGTCACGGCGACCGCCCGCTCGGTGTTCGTCGACTGAGCGGGTGGGTGGACGATCGCGCGTCAGGGCGTCCGGGTCACCCGCAGGTCGTCGAACGACAGCACCGTGCGGGGCACGGTCGAGGTGCTCGAGATCGCGCCCCGGAGCGCCACCTGCCCAGCGGACTGCAGGCCGGCCGTGGCGTCCGTCGCCTGGATCTGCCACTGCGTTGGCGGGCTGCCGGTCGCGCGCCACGCGCTCGCCGCGAGCGCCGTGGGCGAGGTGCCGCGCACGCTCAGCCGCACCACGATCGCCTCGCCCGGTGCGTAGGTGCCGGGCAGCACGACGCCGCCGGCCGCGCCGATCGCCGTCTCGCCGCGCAGCAGGAAGAGCCGCATCGCGCCGCCCGCGTCGAGCCGCAGCCGCGCGGCGTAGGCTCGCGGTGCCGACGACGCGCCCGAGCACCGTGGCGCTCGCGGCGCCGCCCGCCGCGGGGACGTCGGCGCGGACCGCCACCTGCACCACCGCGTCTGCGGTGCTGAGCGCCCCGAGCGTCGCCGTGCGCGTCTGCGCGGGGATGAGCGTCAGCTGGCCACGGCCGCCCGCGACCGAGAACGGCGCCGTCGTCCCGCCGCCCGCCGTCCACGCGCCGCCGCCGTCGGCCGAGCCCCAGCCTCCGGTCGCCGATCGCTCGAAGGCGTCGCTCGCGAGCACATCGGGCGGCGGAGGCGGCGGCGCCACCACCACGGTGCGCTCGGTCGTCGCCGTCGCGCCGTCGTCATCGGTGACGGTGAGGCCCACCACGTAGGTGCCGGGCGCCGCGTAGGTGCGCCGGGCGGTGGCACCGGTGGCGGTCGCGCCGTCGCCGAAGCGCCACGACCACGCCACGACCCGACCGTCGGCGTCGGAGGCTCCCGTGCCGTCGGCGTCGAGCACCGACCCCGCGAGCGACGTGATGAACGACGCGGTCGGCGGCTGGTTCGGGGGCGGCGGAGGCGGCGGGGGCGGCGGTGCCCCGGCGCCGGTCACGCGCAGGTCGTCGAAGGTCAGCCGCGTCGTCGCCACGGTGGAGGACGCGCTCACCGAGCCCTTGATCGCCACCGTGCCCGCCGTCTGCAGCCCTGCGGCGCTGCTCGTGGCGGTGAGCTGCCACGA
This genomic interval carries:
- a CDS encoding type II secretion system F family protein, whose product is MRCGGSARPARARSGARLGGVVADAAAGTSLSSALETLATELGHPGVTRSVDQMRGALERGTPLAQTLQAQALDARDAAKRDLLEAAGRKEISMLVPLVFGLLPTTVAFALWPGVHVLQVGF
- a CDS encoding TadE/TadG family type IV pilus assembly protein — its product is MRLADERGSAVAEFAMVAALLVALVLAVIQLSLAMHVRATLADAAAEGARHASLVGADAGAGVARTQALITTAVGADYAQDVTAGTAVVAGVDTIRITVAAPLPVLGLIGPTGLEVSGHAPVEALG